One region of Puniceicoccaceae bacterium genomic DNA includes:
- a CDS encoding hemolysin III family protein, with translation MKPEKASFDELHPTSGFSPMEETLNAVTHGIGALLGVAGLVISIVLAATNADAWLVVACSIYGSTMVLLYTASTLFHGIRYLPAKRVFMILDHCGIYLLIAGTYTPFLLGPLRGPLGWSFFGLIWGIAITGIVWESLSKTHGGLRSSLIYLVMGWMFAGVIVQLIPRISVFGLVMLITGGVVYSIGVLFYLMKQIPFAHVIWHLFVIAGSTCNFFAVLSLTR, from the coding sequence ATGAAACCCGAAAAAGCGTCCTTTGATGAACTGCATCCCACTTCGGGATTTTCTCCGATGGAAGAGACCTTGAACGCCGTTACTCACGGGATTGGAGCGCTGCTGGGGGTCGCTGGTCTTGTCATCAGTATTGTGCTCGCAGCCACAAACGCTGATGCCTGGCTTGTGGTCGCCTGTTCCATCTACGGATCGACCATGGTACTGCTCTACACCGCATCCACCTTGTTTCACGGTATCCGCTACCTCCCGGCAAAACGCGTGTTCATGATCCTTGACCACTGCGGCATCTACCTTCTGATCGCAGGGACCTACACCCCATTCCTGCTCGGACCACTGCGCGGACCTTTGGGATGGAGTTTTTTCGGTCTCATCTGGGGCATCGCGATTACCGGAATCGTGTGGGAGAGCTTGAGCAAAACGCATGGCGGTCTGCGCTCGTCACTGATCTATCTGGTCATGGGCTGGATGTTCGCAGGCGTGATTGTACAGCTCATTCCACGCATATCAGTCTTTGGACTGGTGATGTTGATCACCGGAGGAGTGGTGTATTCAATCGGGGTCCTTTTCTATCTCATGAAACAGATCCCCTTCGCACACGTCATCTGGCATCTTTTCGTGATCGCAGGCAGCACCTGTAATTTTTTTGCCGTGCTGAGCCTGACGCGCTGA
- a CDS encoding LytTR family DNA-binding domain-containing protein has translation MKALIVDDTRLARKELRYLLEQIDDIVIVGEAAHADEAQEKIVALCPDVVFLDIQMPGRNGFELLESLDRVPEVIFTTAYDAYALKAFEYNALDYLQKPIQFERLEQAVEKVRLSSTSPSTEADADTPPSSMLSSDDRVFVKDGDFYWFVPISDIRLLEVDGSYTRIRFDTHQPMIPKSLNHLESRLDPRLFFRANRQQIVNLRWVDQVAPWFSGGLKLMLRGGEEVEVSRRQASRFKELMSL, from the coding sequence ATCGTCATCGTGGGTGAAGCCGCCCATGCCGACGAAGCGCAAGAAAAAATCGTAGCCCTATGCCCTGATGTTGTATTTCTCGACATCCAAATGCCCGGTAGAAATGGTTTTGAACTTCTTGAATCCCTGGACCGGGTTCCCGAGGTGATTTTCACTACCGCCTATGACGCCTATGCCCTGAAGGCATTTGAATACAATGCGCTCGACTACCTGCAAAAACCGATCCAGTTCGAACGCCTCGAGCAGGCCGTAGAGAAAGTAAGACTCTCTTCCACATCACCTTCGACAGAAGCAGACGCTGACACGCCCCCCAGCTCCATGCTCTCCTCCGATGACCGGGTCTTTGTAAAGGACGGAGATTTTTATTGGTTTGTTCCGATCTCCGACATTCGGCTGCTCGAAGTGGATGGCAGTTACACGCGCATCCGCTTTGATACGCACCAGCCCATGATTCCGAAATCCCTGAATCACCTGGAATCCAGACTCGACCCTCGCCTCTTTTTTCGAGCGAATCGCCAGCAGATTGTCAATCTGCGATGGGTGGACCAAGTCGCTCCCTGGTTCAGCGGAGGCCTCAAACTCATGCTACGTGGGGGTGAGGAAGTGGAGGTTTCCCGGCGACAGGCTTCTCGTTTCAAGGAGTTAATGAGCCTGTAG
- a CDS encoding hydrogenase maturation protease, giving the protein MKNVTTPRIAVVGIRGTHHHDDAVGSEVIRRLLECCPPQIDAFEMSGGYLEIESAMKDHSVVIVVDSSCTGGPAGNIFWLDSHERPGCGDWFPHYAIHVSGIADSLDLALHVGENPKRLMLIGVEGKDFTDGDGLSSEVEDAVEEVLQMLELEAELVA; this is encoded by the coding sequence ATGAAAAACGTAACGACTCCCCGAATCGCGGTTGTGGGTATCCGTGGTACCCATCACCACGATGATGCCGTTGGCAGTGAAGTGATTCGGCGACTTCTGGAGTGTTGTCCCCCCCAGATTGATGCCTTCGAAATGTCCGGCGGTTACCTTGAGATTGAAAGTGCAATGAAGGATCACTCCGTGGTCATTGTTGTGGATTCCTCCTGTACTGGAGGTCCTGCCGGAAACATTTTCTGGCTCGACAGTCATGAACGTCCTGGCTGTGGGGACTGGTTTCCTCACTACGCAATACATGTATCGGGAATCGCCGATTCACTCGACCTCGCGCTTCATGTTGGAGAGAATCCCAAGCGCCTGATGTTGATCGGGGTGGAAGGTAAGGATTTCACGGATGGAGACGGACTCTCCTCGGAAGTGGAAGACGCGGTGGAAGAGGTGTTGCAGATGCTGGAGCTTGAAGCCGAGCTGGTCGCCTGA